From the genome of Solanum pennellii chromosome 6, SPENNV200:
gaaagaaaaataattagtcaaATTCAAATAAGACATTGCAGCTAGCTACACAGGTGCAATTGAATCAACTTCTTCTATAAaattgtgtttatatataattcgttgaatcaattaaaaaattcatgctccaaaaatttggaaaaaaacaGAGAACTTACTCTCCAAACTAAACTGTGAGTAATGAAGCTCGTAACACCGAGAATCGCTACTAGGCAACAACGGCCGCCGCTTCTCCTTCACGTAAATCTCAATCGCAGACTTCATCAACTCCCCGACGGTGTTTTCCGGCGACATTACGACATGTACTGGCCCCACACTGTTCTGTAAATTCACTTTCACTAACAGCTTCGTTAGCTTCTGTTGCTTCTCTTCACTTATTGCAGCTGAATTTCTCTGTATTGTTACAATTTTATCACATGTTT
Proteins encoded in this window:
- the LOC107021655 gene encoding uncharacterized protein At4g22758-like, whose protein sequence is MRFQSKLAEARTNSKVLSKTCDKIVTIQRNSAAISEEKQQKLTKLLVKVNLQNSVGPVHVVMSPENTVGELMKSAIEIYVKEKRRPLLPSSDSRCYELHYSQFSLESLNLEEKLMNLVSRSFFLCRKSNCRLNSSLKNKTKGTEKLPFILAKFMDVLIQIVTNLSSIWPKFHPQWL